The Corythoichthys intestinalis isolate RoL2023-P3 chromosome 1, ASM3026506v1, whole genome shotgun sequence genome has a segment encoding these proteins:
- the nhsb gene encoding actin remodeling regulator NHS isoform X1, producing the protein MPFAKRIVEPPLLCRHQIPNDEGMLFEDLCAISNVVLSRTLRQLSDLARHACSLFQELENDIVSTSQRVWGLQNKIGQIQQHASALDPKKEAVPVSNLDIESKLSAHYEAPWHQQHNVFHPCTRPPCLEELHKNAQFSLRALHRDEKQNERSTSREKNRVTISISTVPPIPTFPSPHSIRRQQRSRLARAQEREERERELDYQPRKERMVRETEIQTVQRKERPSKEADIQTVQRKFECFYSLHPIDGCIFMPWNRKATSTGKGDDDETLTGHIAKTSAAAVPSTQEKETKWSKENTSHSDQKTTSEDSRAVSSCIIPINVTGVGFDREASARCSLVHSQSVLQRRRKLRRRKTITGIPKRVQQDMDSDESPVARERTVIVHANPHQLSLCHEDFSISGRLHHTRDSGCQTDDFLIACTAAPSRRRIRAQRGHQGIPASLSHSTGNISSIGDQSDSTYTNTATHTGRLRSRSLPREGGRLMDSDEDDDDNYDDDDDDDEELSPYEAEDFIPSGPSPRMKMMMMKDEEESTDDQAAPEPLQLGSLKRLQRSGERDRGGGSPEHCWMERGRSRLPRKADMGSCEISSSSDTFSSPIHSVSTSGVLSSHVDHKEDHQSSSGNWSGSSSTCPSQTSETIPPPSSPPLTGSSHCDSELSLNTVPNTIDEGFSLDPAYHSEMRPQGPGQRSSSFTSSATDQLDDAGVSTASEGEWAYPPDQDHLDADQYSEQTQNLCPAQDYNSKQALEDQTCYSEKSNNTDKDTGSHYLSDAEGYASEQLGKSNQSYRDYIYNYADLGTCCGQANIVAAHPISHGVYPSTSPDYRTGTMTLGRPCRPLRKPKLKPPPPMRTSSLKEASSSVDVGTDTQADQDQPKMVSEQDLALSSTDIKLELELGGIPEPLETSCLVAEPMGTWVMGLGETVDIVEPMSFSSADTHSFKDEGAVQSDYADLWLHNTELKSNNCEYKSLSNSSTATGTTVMDCMKSPDSSSSSTDTQSQTLSQSSETRPASPPHPPGDFKLGSPEKLAGLASPSSGYSSQSETPTSTLPSTSAAFFPGPLSPSTGKRKPKVPERKSSLSSLQHLPRDVTSIASAYKRDPDFPPPPSQLDLNILHGGYVRHSLSHRTPHLHTLHHSKHRLANVIPSGTKMIVNDTINTNPPPCENSAVLIPSSNLLAITPSILRSVQLHSVSKSSNVMTSTDLESTSGTTTVTKPKFPPSGATLAPPPINTRPLPPRRPPPRPPTQDHTSSPDHAQPPPPGRHPDGPPSYESLLLRQDRYGPGTFWSMTAFRTRIDPFSELSDDSSPLHRPVPRAPHPSPVDLHTHIRSHTEFRGLTHSARAHPEFRILGERSFSQDDDDDDEDEEEEEQVKESQRATCHRVGMRSDHPPPPAYDFAGGSHLDSGPWTSPAKVPGTTVETSHPYLISDARRVRQVVQEEEEETSGATKSAHHLLPHDNKDDSTTPETEDYFSKDSTPTDNSLSPLTDDPKFDDDITTSPNKSRTTEDLFAMIHRSKRKVLGRKDSGDLNVKSRLCPAVPVNPNSVTNAIMPPPPPLNTPVTIASASGSQRVPVPIYRSAKKSSTSSEEFKLLLLKKGSRSDSSYRMSATEILKSPITPKTHGESILEGPLCQAEEAPLVHQESPLSNLDPIQIPGLFPRANSESFTPKILPMTAASRQGRSRVPPVANSSRYSTRSRLYTAPMQAISEGETENSDGSPHDDRSS; encoded by the exons CCGTGTCAAACTTGGATATAGAGAGCAAGCTGTCAGCCCACTATGAGGCCCCATGGCACCAACAACACAATGTGTTCCATCCTTGCACCCGACCGCCATGTCTGGAGGAGCTACACAAAAATGCCCAGTTCAGCCTCCGAGCCCTGCACAGAG ACGAAAAACAGAATGAGCGCTCCACGAGTCGGGAGAAGAACAGAGTAACCATCTCCATCTCGACGGTGCCCCCAATACCAACCTTCCCCTCACCGCATTCTATTAGGCGGCAACAGAGAAGCCGGTTGGCGCGAGCG CAAGAAAGAGAAGAGCGAGAACGAGAGTTAGACTATCAACccagaaag gagAGGATGGTGAGAGAAACCGAAATCCAAACCGTTCAGAGAAAA GAGAGACCAAGCAAAGAAGCAGATATTCAGACAGTACAAAGAAAG TTTGAGTGCTTTTACTCACTTCATCCTATCGACGGATGCATCTTTATGCCATGGAATCGAAAG GCTACCTCAACGGGCAAGGGAGACGATGATGAGACGTTAACGGGTCACATAGCAAAGACTTCAGCAGCTGCGGTACCCTCCACGCAAGAAAAAGAAACCAAATGGTCAAAGGAAAACACATCCCACTCTGATCAGAAGACAACTTCTGAGGATTCACGTGCCGTCTCCTCATGTATCATCCCCATCAATGTCACAG GAGTTGGATTTGATAGAGAGGCCAGTGCACGCTGCTCCCTTGTCCATTCTCAGTCAGTTCTTCAGAGAAGACGGAAGTTGAGGAGGAGGAAAACTATCACTGGAATACCCAAACGAGTACAACAGGACATGG ACTCAGATGAATCACCAGTAGCAAGAGAGCGGACAGTAATTGTCCATGCCAATCCGCACCAACTCTCGCTGTGTCACGAAGACTTCTCAATTAGTGGTCGCCTTCACCACACTCGAGACTCTGGCTGCCAAACAGATGATTTCCTCATAGCAT GTACAGCTGCGCCTTCCAGGAGACGCATTAGAGCTCAACGAGGACATCAGGGCATCCCAGCATCTCTGTCCCACTCAACAGGCAACATTTCTTCCATCGGTGACCAGTCCGACTCCACATACACAAATACTGCCACTCACACCGGACGATTGCGATCTCGTAGTCTTCCACGAGAAGGTGGCCGTCTGATGGACAGCGATGAGGATGACGATGACAattacgatgatgatgatgacgatgacGAGGAATTGTCACCCTACGAAGCGGAGGATTTTATTCCTTCTGGCCCAAGTCCGAGGAtgaaaatgatgatgatgaaggaTGAAGAGGAGAGCACTGATGACCAGGCAGCTCCTGAGCCACTGCAACTAGGGAGCCTAAAACGGTTGCAGCGATCTGGGGAAAGAGATAGAGGAGGAGGGAGCCCAGAGCATTGCTGGATGGAGAGAGGCCGTTCTCGCTTGCCCCGCAAAGCTGACATGGGCAGCTGTGAGATCTCTTCAAGTTCTGATACTTTTAGTAGCCCGATTCACTCAGTGTCTACATCTGGAGTACTGAGTAGCCATGTAGACCACAAGGAAGACCATCAGTCATCAAGTGGCAATTGGAGTGGTTCCAGTTCTACCTGCCCATCCCAAACCTCTGAAACTATCCCTCCACCTTCTTCACCACCACTTACAGGCTCATCGCACTGTGACTCTGAGCTATCACTCAACACTGTACCCAACACCATAGATGAGGGATTTTCACTGGACCCCGCGTACCATTCTGAGATGAGACCTCAAGGACCAGGCCAAAGGTCGAGTTCATTCACGTCCTCAGCAACAGACCAGCTGGATGATGCAGGGGTTAGTACAGCTAGTGAGGGGGAATGGGCATATCCTCCAGATCAGGACCATCTTGACGCAGACCAATACAGTGAACAGACCCAAAATCTATGTCCAGCCCAGGACTATAACTCCAAGCAAGCTCTCGAagaccaaacatgttacagcgaaaaaagcaacaacactgacaaagacACTGGCTCTCATTACTTGTCTGATGCAGAGGGTTACGCATCTGAGCAATTAGGGAAAAGTAATCAGAGTTACAGAGACTACATATACAACTATGCAGACCTAGGAACTTGTTGTGGACAAGCCAACATCGTGGCAGCACACCCGATATCCCATGGTGTTTACCCCTCAACCTCACCTGACTACAGGACAGGCACTATGACGCTGGGAAGGCCCTGCCGTCCACTGAGGAAACCCAAACTTAAACCACCGCCGCCTATGCGAACATCCTCCCTGAAAGAGGCTAGTAGTAGTGTTGATGTAGGAACAGACACACAGGCAGATCAAGACCAACCAAAGATGGTTAGTGAGCAAGACCTTGCATTGTCTTCCACGGATATCAAGTTGGAACTGGAACTTGGAGGCATTCCAGAACCGTTAGAGACATCTTGTCTTGTGGCAGAGCCTATGGGAACGTGGGTAATGGGATTAGGAGAAACTGTTGACATAGTGGAACCCATGTCCTTTAGCTCAGCAGACACACACTCATTTAAGGATGAAGGAGCTGTGCAATCTGACTATGCAGACCTGTGGCTTCACAATACGGAGTTGAAGTCCAACAATTGTGAGTACAAATCCCTATCTAACTCAAGTACAGCAACAGGCACAACTGTTATGGATTGTATGAAATCACCAGACAGCTCTTCCTCCTCCACTGACACACAATCCCAGACTCTTTCCCAGTCTTCTGAGACGAGACCTGCTAGTCCACCTCACCCACCTGGAGACTTCAAACTTGGATCACCTGAGAAGTTGGCTGGCCTGGCATCCCCATCCAGTGGCTATTCAAGTCAATCAGAAACACCAACTTCTACTTTGCCCTCAACTTCAGCAGCATTCTTTCCAGGACCGCTGTCCCCCTCTACCGGCAAAAGAAAGCCTAAAGTGCCCGAGAGAAAATCTTCTCTTTCATCCTTGCAACACCTTCCCAGGGATGTAACTTCTATTGCCTCTGCTTACAAGAGAGACCCAGACTTCCCACCTCCACCTTCTCAGCTTGATCTTAATATTCTTCATGGTGGGTATGTCAGACATTCACTGTCACATAGAACACCACACCTGCACACACTTCACCACAGCAAACACAGATTAGCAAATGTTATTCCAAGTGGAACAAAGATGATAGTCAATGACACCATAAATACAAATCCCCCACCATGTGAAAACTCTGCTGTTTTGATTCCAAGCTCAAACTTGTTGGCGATAACGCCATCAATTCTCCGTTCAGTCCAGCTTCACTCGGTAAGCAAATCTAGCAATGTCATGACCAGCACAGACCTTGAGTCTACAAGTGGCACAACAACTGTTACCAAACCCAAATTTCCTCCTAGTGGTGCCACTCTAGCACCTCCCCCAATCAACACTAGGCCGCTTCCTCCTCGCAGACCGCCCCCTAGACCTCCAACTCAGGACCACACCTCGTCCCCTGATCATGCTCAGCCCCCACCACCAGGACGTCACCCCGATGGGCCTCCATCTTATGAAAGCCTATTACTTAGACAAGATCGATACGGGCCTGGAACGTTCTGGTCAATGACAGCATTCAGGACCCGTATAGATCCATTTTCAGAACTATCTGATGACAGTTCGCCTTTGCATCGACCAGTGCCACGAGCCCCTCATCCTTCACCAGTGGATCTACACACACATATCCGCTCACACACAGAGTTTAGAGGGCTCACGCATTCAGCTCGCGCACACCCAGAGTTTCGGATTTTGGGGGAACGTTCTTTTTCccaagatgatgatgatgatgatgaagatgaGGAAGAAGAGGAACAAGTAAAAGAATCACAGAGGGCCACATGTCACAGGGTGGGCATGCGATCAGATCACCCTCCCCCTCCAGCCTATGATTTTGCCGGAGGATCCCACCTGGACTCAGGGCCCTGGACTAGTCCAGCCAAAGTGCCTGGTACCACAGTGGAGACATCGCATCCTTACCTAATCAGCGATGCAAGAAGGGTAAGACAAGTGGTgcaggaagaagaagaagagacaTCAGGTGCTACCAAAAGTGCCCATCACCTGCTGCCACATGACAATAAGGACGACTCCACCACCCCTGAAACAGAAGACTACTTCAGTAAAG ATTCTACACCAACAGACAACTCACTTTCCCCTTTGACGGATGACCCCAAATTTGATGATGATATTACAACATCCCCCAACAAGTCCAGAACAACCGAGGATCTGTTTGCCATGATACACAG ATCAAAGAGAAAGGTCCTGGGCCGTAAAGATTCAGGAGACCTAAATGTGAAGTCTCGTCTTTGCCCCGCAGTACCAGTGAATCCCAACAGTGTCACCAATGCCATTATGCCACCACCCCCTCCACTCAACACCCCCGTCACCATAGCCAGTGCTTCTGGCTCACAACGTGTCCCTGTTCCAATCTACCGCAGCGCAAAGAAATCCAGTACATCCAGTGAGGAGTTCAAACTACTGTTGCTTAAGAAAGGAAGCAGATCTGACTCAAGTTACCGCATGTCGGCCACAGAAATTCTGAAGAGCCCTATAACTCCAAAAACCCATGGGGAGTCCATTTTGGAAGGCCCCTTATGTCAAGCTGAAGAGGCACCCTTAGTGCACCAGGAATCACCACTTTCTAACTTAGACCCAATCCAGATACCAGGCCTCTTTCCCAGGGCCAACTCTGAGAGCTTCACCCCGAAAATACTGCCTATGACTGCTGCATCTCGACAGGGACGTTCTCGGGTCCCACCAGTAGCCAACAGTAGTCGCTATAGTACTCGTAGCCGCCTCTACACTGCTCCCATGCAAGCCATTTCTGAAGGGGAGACAGAGAACTCAGATGGAAGTCCCCATGATGATAGATCGTCTTAA
- the nhsb gene encoding actin remodeling regulator NHS isoform X4 → MALVCVGIGCAPVPSKAVSNLDIESKLSAHYEAPWHQQHNVFHPCTRPPCLEELHKNAQFSLRALHRDEKQNERSTSREKNRVTISISTVPPIPTFPSPHSIRRQQRSRLARAQEREERERELDYQPRKERMVRETEIQTVQRKERPSKEADIQTVQRKFECFYSLHPIDGCIFMPWNRKATSTGKGDDDETLTGHIAKTSAAAVPSTQEKETKWSKENTSHSDQKTTSEDSRAVSSCIIPINVTGVGFDREASARCSLVHSQSVLQRRRKLRRRKTITGIPKRVQQDMDSDESPVARERTVIVHANPHQLSLCHEDFSISGRLHHTRDSGCQTDDFLIACTAAPSRRRIRAQRGHQGIPASLSHSTGNISSIGDQSDSTYTNTATHTGRLRSRSLPREGGRLMDSDEDDDDNYDDDDDDDEELSPYEAEDFIPSGPSPRMKMMMMKDEEESTDDQAAPEPLQLGSLKRLQRSGERDRGGGSPEHCWMERGRSRLPRKADMGSCEISSSSDTFSSPIHSVSTSGVLSSHVDHKEDHQSSSGNWSGSSSTCPSQTSETIPPPSSPPLTGSSHCDSELSLNTVPNTIDEGFSLDPAYHSEMRPQGPGQRSSSFTSSATDQLDDAGVSTASEGEWAYPPDQDHLDADQYSEQTQNLCPAQDYNSKQALEDQTCYSEKSNNTDKDTGSHYLSDAEGYASEQLGKSNQSYRDYIYNYADLGTCCGQANIVAAHPISHGVYPSTSPDYRTGTMTLGRPCRPLRKPKLKPPPPMRTSSLKEASSSVDVGTDTQADQDQPKMVSEQDLALSSTDIKLELELGGIPEPLETSCLVAEPMGTWVMGLGETVDIVEPMSFSSADTHSFKDEGAVQSDYADLWLHNTELKSNNCEYKSLSNSSTATGTTVMDCMKSPDSSSSSTDTQSQTLSQSSETRPASPPHPPGDFKLGSPEKLAGLASPSSGYSSQSETPTSTLPSTSAAFFPGPLSPSTGKRKPKVPERKSSLSSLQHLPRDVTSIASAYKRDPDFPPPPSQLDLNILHGGYVRHSLSHRTPHLHTLHHSKHRLANVIPSGTKMIVNDTINTNPPPCENSAVLIPSSNLLAITPSILRSVQLHSVSKSSNVMTSTDLESTSGTTTVTKPKFPPSGATLAPPPINTRPLPPRRPPPRPPTQDHTSSPDHAQPPPPGRHPDGPPSYESLLLRQDRYGPGTFWSMTAFRTRIDPFSELSDDSSPLHRPVPRAPHPSPVDLHTHIRSHTEFRGLTHSARAHPEFRILGERSFSQDDDDDDEDEEEEEQVKESQRATCHRVGMRSDHPPPPAYDFAGGSHLDSGPWTSPAKVPGTTVETSHPYLISDARRVRQVVQEEEEETSGATKSAHHLLPHDNKDDSTTPETEDYFSKDSTPTDNSLSPLTDDPKFDDDITTSPNKSRTTEDLFAMIHRSKRKVLGRKDSGDLNVKSRLCPAVPVNPNSVTNAIMPPPPPLNTPVTIASASGSQRVPVPIYRSAKKSSTSSEEFKLLLLKKGSRSDSSYRMSATEILKSPITPKTHGESILEGPLCQAEEAPLVHQESPLSNLDPIQIPGLFPRANSESFTPKILPMTAASRQGRSRVPPVANSSRYSTRSRLYTAPMQAISEGETENSDGSPHDDRSS, encoded by the exons ATGGCTTTGGTCTGTGTCGGAATTGGCTGTGCCCCTGTGCCATCTAAAG CCGTGTCAAACTTGGATATAGAGAGCAAGCTGTCAGCCCACTATGAGGCCCCATGGCACCAACAACACAATGTGTTCCATCCTTGCACCCGACCGCCATGTCTGGAGGAGCTACACAAAAATGCCCAGTTCAGCCTCCGAGCCCTGCACAGAG ACGAAAAACAGAATGAGCGCTCCACGAGTCGGGAGAAGAACAGAGTAACCATCTCCATCTCGACGGTGCCCCCAATACCAACCTTCCCCTCACCGCATTCTATTAGGCGGCAACAGAGAAGCCGGTTGGCGCGAGCG CAAGAAAGAGAAGAGCGAGAACGAGAGTTAGACTATCAACccagaaag gagAGGATGGTGAGAGAAACCGAAATCCAAACCGTTCAGAGAAAA GAGAGACCAAGCAAAGAAGCAGATATTCAGACAGTACAAAGAAAG TTTGAGTGCTTTTACTCACTTCATCCTATCGACGGATGCATCTTTATGCCATGGAATCGAAAG GCTACCTCAACGGGCAAGGGAGACGATGATGAGACGTTAACGGGTCACATAGCAAAGACTTCAGCAGCTGCGGTACCCTCCACGCAAGAAAAAGAAACCAAATGGTCAAAGGAAAACACATCCCACTCTGATCAGAAGACAACTTCTGAGGATTCACGTGCCGTCTCCTCATGTATCATCCCCATCAATGTCACAG GAGTTGGATTTGATAGAGAGGCCAGTGCACGCTGCTCCCTTGTCCATTCTCAGTCAGTTCTTCAGAGAAGACGGAAGTTGAGGAGGAGGAAAACTATCACTGGAATACCCAAACGAGTACAACAGGACATGG ACTCAGATGAATCACCAGTAGCAAGAGAGCGGACAGTAATTGTCCATGCCAATCCGCACCAACTCTCGCTGTGTCACGAAGACTTCTCAATTAGTGGTCGCCTTCACCACACTCGAGACTCTGGCTGCCAAACAGATGATTTCCTCATAGCAT GTACAGCTGCGCCTTCCAGGAGACGCATTAGAGCTCAACGAGGACATCAGGGCATCCCAGCATCTCTGTCCCACTCAACAGGCAACATTTCTTCCATCGGTGACCAGTCCGACTCCACATACACAAATACTGCCACTCACACCGGACGATTGCGATCTCGTAGTCTTCCACGAGAAGGTGGCCGTCTGATGGACAGCGATGAGGATGACGATGACAattacgatgatgatgatgacgatgacGAGGAATTGTCACCCTACGAAGCGGAGGATTTTATTCCTTCTGGCCCAAGTCCGAGGAtgaaaatgatgatgatgaaggaTGAAGAGGAGAGCACTGATGACCAGGCAGCTCCTGAGCCACTGCAACTAGGGAGCCTAAAACGGTTGCAGCGATCTGGGGAAAGAGATAGAGGAGGAGGGAGCCCAGAGCATTGCTGGATGGAGAGAGGCCGTTCTCGCTTGCCCCGCAAAGCTGACATGGGCAGCTGTGAGATCTCTTCAAGTTCTGATACTTTTAGTAGCCCGATTCACTCAGTGTCTACATCTGGAGTACTGAGTAGCCATGTAGACCACAAGGAAGACCATCAGTCATCAAGTGGCAATTGGAGTGGTTCCAGTTCTACCTGCCCATCCCAAACCTCTGAAACTATCCCTCCACCTTCTTCACCACCACTTACAGGCTCATCGCACTGTGACTCTGAGCTATCACTCAACACTGTACCCAACACCATAGATGAGGGATTTTCACTGGACCCCGCGTACCATTCTGAGATGAGACCTCAAGGACCAGGCCAAAGGTCGAGTTCATTCACGTCCTCAGCAACAGACCAGCTGGATGATGCAGGGGTTAGTACAGCTAGTGAGGGGGAATGGGCATATCCTCCAGATCAGGACCATCTTGACGCAGACCAATACAGTGAACAGACCCAAAATCTATGTCCAGCCCAGGACTATAACTCCAAGCAAGCTCTCGAagaccaaacatgttacagcgaaaaaagcaacaacactgacaaagacACTGGCTCTCATTACTTGTCTGATGCAGAGGGTTACGCATCTGAGCAATTAGGGAAAAGTAATCAGAGTTACAGAGACTACATATACAACTATGCAGACCTAGGAACTTGTTGTGGACAAGCCAACATCGTGGCAGCACACCCGATATCCCATGGTGTTTACCCCTCAACCTCACCTGACTACAGGACAGGCACTATGACGCTGGGAAGGCCCTGCCGTCCACTGAGGAAACCCAAACTTAAACCACCGCCGCCTATGCGAACATCCTCCCTGAAAGAGGCTAGTAGTAGTGTTGATGTAGGAACAGACACACAGGCAGATCAAGACCAACCAAAGATGGTTAGTGAGCAAGACCTTGCATTGTCTTCCACGGATATCAAGTTGGAACTGGAACTTGGAGGCATTCCAGAACCGTTAGAGACATCTTGTCTTGTGGCAGAGCCTATGGGAACGTGGGTAATGGGATTAGGAGAAACTGTTGACATAGTGGAACCCATGTCCTTTAGCTCAGCAGACACACACTCATTTAAGGATGAAGGAGCTGTGCAATCTGACTATGCAGACCTGTGGCTTCACAATACGGAGTTGAAGTCCAACAATTGTGAGTACAAATCCCTATCTAACTCAAGTACAGCAACAGGCACAACTGTTATGGATTGTATGAAATCACCAGACAGCTCTTCCTCCTCCACTGACACACAATCCCAGACTCTTTCCCAGTCTTCTGAGACGAGACCTGCTAGTCCACCTCACCCACCTGGAGACTTCAAACTTGGATCACCTGAGAAGTTGGCTGGCCTGGCATCCCCATCCAGTGGCTATTCAAGTCAATCAGAAACACCAACTTCTACTTTGCCCTCAACTTCAGCAGCATTCTTTCCAGGACCGCTGTCCCCCTCTACCGGCAAAAGAAAGCCTAAAGTGCCCGAGAGAAAATCTTCTCTTTCATCCTTGCAACACCTTCCCAGGGATGTAACTTCTATTGCCTCTGCTTACAAGAGAGACCCAGACTTCCCACCTCCACCTTCTCAGCTTGATCTTAATATTCTTCATGGTGGGTATGTCAGACATTCACTGTCACATAGAACACCACACCTGCACACACTTCACCACAGCAAACACAGATTAGCAAATGTTATTCCAAGTGGAACAAAGATGATAGTCAATGACACCATAAATACAAATCCCCCACCATGTGAAAACTCTGCTGTTTTGATTCCAAGCTCAAACTTGTTGGCGATAACGCCATCAATTCTCCGTTCAGTCCAGCTTCACTCGGTAAGCAAATCTAGCAATGTCATGACCAGCACAGACCTTGAGTCTACAAGTGGCACAACAACTGTTACCAAACCCAAATTTCCTCCTAGTGGTGCCACTCTAGCACCTCCCCCAATCAACACTAGGCCGCTTCCTCCTCGCAGACCGCCCCCTAGACCTCCAACTCAGGACCACACCTCGTCCCCTGATCATGCTCAGCCCCCACCACCAGGACGTCACCCCGATGGGCCTCCATCTTATGAAAGCCTATTACTTAGACAAGATCGATACGGGCCTGGAACGTTCTGGTCAATGACAGCATTCAGGACCCGTATAGATCCATTTTCAGAACTATCTGATGACAGTTCGCCTTTGCATCGACCAGTGCCACGAGCCCCTCATCCTTCACCAGTGGATCTACACACACATATCCGCTCACACACAGAGTTTAGAGGGCTCACGCATTCAGCTCGCGCACACCCAGAGTTTCGGATTTTGGGGGAACGTTCTTTTTCccaagatgatgatgatgatgatgaagatgaGGAAGAAGAGGAACAAGTAAAAGAATCACAGAGGGCCACATGTCACAGGGTGGGCATGCGATCAGATCACCCTCCCCCTCCAGCCTATGATTTTGCCGGAGGATCCCACCTGGACTCAGGGCCCTGGACTAGTCCAGCCAAAGTGCCTGGTACCACAGTGGAGACATCGCATCCTTACCTAATCAGCGATGCAAGAAGGGTAAGACAAGTGGTgcaggaagaagaagaagagacaTCAGGTGCTACCAAAAGTGCCCATCACCTGCTGCCACATGACAATAAGGACGACTCCACCACCCCTGAAACAGAAGACTACTTCAGTAAAG ATTCTACACCAACAGACAACTCACTTTCCCCTTTGACGGATGACCCCAAATTTGATGATGATATTACAACATCCCCCAACAAGTCCAGAACAACCGAGGATCTGTTTGCCATGATACACAG ATCAAAGAGAAAGGTCCTGGGCCGTAAAGATTCAGGAGACCTAAATGTGAAGTCTCGTCTTTGCCCCGCAGTACCAGTGAATCCCAACAGTGTCACCAATGCCATTATGCCACCACCCCCTCCACTCAACACCCCCGTCACCATAGCCAGTGCTTCTGGCTCACAACGTGTCCCTGTTCCAATCTACCGCAGCGCAAAGAAATCCAGTACATCCAGTGAGGAGTTCAAACTACTGTTGCTTAAGAAAGGAAGCAGATCTGACTCAAGTTACCGCATGTCGGCCACAGAAATTCTGAAGAGCCCTATAACTCCAAAAACCCATGGGGAGTCCATTTTGGAAGGCCCCTTATGTCAAGCTGAAGAGGCACCCTTAGTGCACCAGGAATCACCACTTTCTAACTTAGACCCAATCCAGATACCAGGCCTCTTTCCCAGGGCCAACTCTGAGAGCTTCACCCCGAAAATACTGCCTATGACTGCTGCATCTCGACAGGGACGTTCTCGGGTCCCACCAGTAGCCAACAGTAGTCGCTATAGTACTCGTAGCCGCCTCTACACTGCTCCCATGCAAGCCATTTCTGAAGGGGAGACAGAGAACTCAGATGGAAGTCCCCATGATGATAGATCGTCTTAA